One genomic segment of Dehalogenimonas alkenigignens includes these proteins:
- the ybeY gene encoding rRNA maturation RNase YbeY, producing the protein MRIDITIDKEFKKDLSVPWLRGVARQILVAQCAESSSEMGIYITGQERIRELNRIYRHKDHPTDVLSFSFFVREAAADATTHPDFPVQMNGGINLGEVVISLPQAQLQAAEFGHPLKKELGRLLIHGIMHLLGFDHEKDYDAEIMEDRELQILKELEPSLS; encoded by the coding sequence ATGAGAATTGACATAACCATAGATAAAGAGTTCAAAAAGGACCTGTCGGTACCGTGGCTCCGCGGCGTCGCCCGGCAGATTCTCGTCGCCCAATGCGCTGAATCGTCCTCTGAAATGGGCATCTATATAACCGGGCAGGAACGCATCCGGGAACTTAACCGTATCTATCGCCATAAAGACCATCCCACCGACGTGCTGTCGTTCTCCTTTTTCGTCAGGGAAGCCGCCGCCGACGCCACCACTCACCCGGACTTTCCGGTCCAGATGAACGGCGGCATTAACCTGGGCGAGGTAGTCATATCCCTGCCCCAGGCGCAGCTGCAGGCGGCTGAGTTCGGCCACCCGCTAAAGAAGGAGCTCGGGCGTCTGCTGATCCACGGTATTATGCACCTCCTGGGTTTCGACCACGAAAAGGATTACGATGCCGAAATCATGGAAGACCGTGAGCTGCAGATTCTGAAGGAGCTGGAGCCTTCGCTTTCGTGA
- a CDS encoding GNAT family N-acetyltransferase yields the protein MTFRIATSRLDLILEDIAALEAFSESPAKLASLLGAQVPPQWPVCGADVIAYVIDWLKSDPELGGFGAYFIIHRADRMLIGDGGFKGRPNQYGEVELGYSLIEAYRGQGYATEAAGALADWAFHQPDVTAVRAETLPDGLASQAVLKKIGMVLDGEYRHPDDGRVFRWRLDRQNRPPPRKIIAAGTPPGAPPPPPPPPA from the coding sequence ATGACTTTCAGAATAGCCACTTCCCGGCTGGACCTTATCCTGGAAGATATCGCCGCCCTGGAAGCCTTCTCTGAATCGCCGGCCAAACTCGCTTCTTTGCTGGGCGCCCAGGTGCCGCCGCAGTGGCCGGTTTGCGGTGCCGATGTCATCGCTTACGTCATTGACTGGCTGAAATCGGATCCTGAGCTCGGGGGTTTCGGCGCTTACTTCATCATCCACCGGGCTGACCGGATGCTTATCGGCGACGGCGGCTTCAAAGGCCGTCCGAACCAATATGGAGAGGTCGAACTGGGATATTCCCTGATTGAAGCCTATCGGGGCCAGGGCTACGCCACCGAGGCAGCCGGGGCGCTCGCCGATTGGGCTTTCCATCAGCCGGATGTAACCGCCGTCCGCGCCGAGACGCTGCCTGACGGCCTTGCCTCTCAGGCGGTGTTGAAGAAAATAGGCATGGTCTTGGACGGGGAGTATCGCCACCCCGATGATGGCCGGGTCTTCAGGTGGCGGTTGGACCGGCAAAATCGTCCGCCACCGCGGAAGATTATTGCCGCAGGCACTCCACCCGGTGCCCCGCCGCCACCTCCACCGCCACCGGCTTGA
- a CDS encoding ABC transporter substrate-binding protein — MYRRPRMAGRGFAIVLSLVLALSFLVSPVAAYTPPHSKPGPAADKLIFKAFNVDIAPAALQKGEMDMYIYSLKTLAAQELAKVQGIKMYQAPATSIGLILNPSPALSGQFNPFSVKAIRYAINQVLDRNYIAQQIYQGSALPMYSHLSSGDYDYRVISSMVYEMNLGYQPEQAKTTVTAEMQKAGCTLVSNKWQYQGKPVELKFIVRTEDERRVVGDTIAAELDKLGFTTRIIYQQFAQAINMVYAQDPALLQWHLYTEGWSKGGADKYDSGLINQMYAPWLGNMPGWQEQGFWQYQNATLDDLGKKVYMGTFASTSQRDDLYRQMTKLAMEEAVRLWVVTAVNNFAAKSTMDGVTQDIAAGPRSLLTLRDAYVPNQSTLTIGNQWVWTERSTWNPVGGFGDVYSSDIWRNMVDPPLYSHPFTGLPAAYRASYTVETAGPSSTLAVPADAFRWDADKGKFATVAGATRATSKVTFDYSKYFQSKWHNGQQIEMADLIYAIYQSFDMVYNKNKSAIEFAAATTTKPVLDTFKGFKILDANRIEVYVDYWHFVPDYIASYAVPASLTTPWEILAAMDNIVFDKRQGAYSDTAAARFNVDWLSTVNKSHALRIRTVLSGFKDAGTVPNLIFDTPQTRVSFSSAPARYQASMDFYDSYSHLAISNGPFKLVRFDSAAQYAELDAFRDPGYPFKPGDKYLGAAQLVDIKNVTSGKLEPGKAAEITVELTGTGTLAVDYSLVDPATSKVLKSGQAQGSGTRFTVALSAADTQNLKQGIYYLYLLGSSDAVSQVTERRVDVDMAGGGVITVPGDNGGNSGGGGGGGISPMLIVIPIALLVGGGLVFMILKGAKTKK; from the coding sequence ATGTACAGGAGACCGCGGATGGCCGGGAGAGGCTTCGCTATCGTCTTAAGCCTCGTGCTGGCACTGTCTTTCCTCGTCTCGCCGGTGGCAGCCTACACCCCGCCGCACTCCAAACCCGGCCCGGCGGCCGACAAGCTGATATTTAAGGCTTTCAACGTGGACATCGCCCCCGCCGCCCTCCAAAAAGGCGAAATGGATATGTATATCTATTCCCTGAAAACGCTGGCCGCCCAGGAGCTGGCCAAGGTTCAGGGCATCAAGATGTACCAGGCTCCGGCCACTTCAATCGGCTTGATTTTGAATCCGTCGCCGGCGCTGTCAGGGCAATTCAATCCTTTTTCGGTCAAGGCTATCCGGTATGCCATCAACCAGGTCCTCGACCGGAACTATATCGCCCAGCAGATATATCAGGGTTCGGCGCTGCCGATGTATTCCCACCTCTCCTCCGGAGATTACGATTACCGGGTCATCAGTTCGATGGTCTATGAGATGAACCTGGGTTACCAGCCGGAACAGGCGAAGACCACCGTCACCGCAGAGATGCAGAAGGCCGGGTGCACCCTGGTCAGTAACAAGTGGCAGTACCAGGGCAAGCCTGTCGAGTTGAAATTCATCGTCCGCACCGAAGACGAGCGGCGGGTTGTCGGCGACACCATCGCCGCTGAACTCGACAAACTCGGTTTCACCACCCGCATCATCTATCAGCAGTTCGCTCAAGCGATCAACATGGTCTACGCCCAGGATCCGGCATTGCTGCAGTGGCACCTCTACACCGAAGGTTGGAGCAAGGGCGGCGCCGATAAATACGATTCCGGTTTGATCAACCAGATGTACGCTCCCTGGCTGGGCAACATGCCCGGCTGGCAGGAGCAGGGCTTCTGGCAATACCAGAACGCCACCCTCGACGACCTGGGCAAAAAGGTCTATATGGGAACCTTCGCCTCCACTTCCCAGCGCGACGACCTTTACCGACAGATGACCAAGCTGGCGATGGAGGAAGCGGTCAGGCTGTGGGTGGTGACCGCCGTCAACAACTTCGCGGCTAAAAGCACCATGGACGGCGTCACTCAGGACATCGCCGCCGGGCCGAGATCCCTGCTGACGCTGAGAGACGCTTATGTACCCAACCAATCCACGCTGACTATCGGCAACCAGTGGGTGTGGACGGAACGCTCCACCTGGAATCCGGTGGGCGGTTTCGGCGATGTCTACTCATCAGATATCTGGCGCAACATGGTCGACCCGCCGCTGTACAGCCACCCGTTCACCGGACTCCCGGCGGCCTACCGGGCGTCATACACTGTGGAGACCGCCGGTCCGTCAAGCACGCTGGCGGTGCCGGCCGACGCCTTCCGCTGGGACGCCGACAAGGGCAAATTCGCGACCGTGGCCGGCGCCACCCGGGCAACGTCCAAGGTCACCTTTGACTACTCAAAATATTTCCAGTCCAAGTGGCACAACGGCCAGCAGATAGAGATGGCTGACCTGATCTATGCCATCTATCAGTCCTTCGACATGGTCTATAACAAAAACAAGTCGGCCATTGAATTCGCCGCGGCCACGACGACCAAACCGGTACTCGATACTTTCAAAGGGTTTAAGATACTGGATGCCAACCGCATCGAGGTCTACGTAGACTACTGGCATTTCGTACCGGATTACATCGCCTCCTACGCGGTGCCGGCTTCGCTAACCACCCCCTGGGAAATCCTGGCAGCCATGGATAACATCGTCTTCGATAAGCGGCAGGGCGCCTACTCGGACACCGCGGCGGCGCGGTTCAATGTGGACTGGCTGTCCACGGTCAATAAAAGCCACGCGCTCCGCATCAGGACCGTGCTGTCCGGTTTCAAGGATGCCGGGACAGTACCCAACCTGATCTTCGACACCCCACAAACCAGGGTCAGCTTTTCAAGCGCCCCGGCCAGGTATCAGGCTTCAATGGATTTTTACGACAGCTATTCCCACCTGGCGATATCCAACGGGCCTTTCAAACTGGTCAGGTTCGACTCAGCGGCGCAGTATGCCGAGCTGGATGCCTTCCGCGATCCCGGTTATCCTTTCAAACCCGGGGACAAGTACCTCGGGGCGGCGCAACTGGTGGATATCAAGAACGTCACCTCCGGCAAACTGGAGCCGGGCAAAGCGGCGGAAATCACCGTTGAATTGACCGGGACCGGAACGCTGGCGGTGGATTATTCATTAGTGGATCCGGCGACGAGCAAAGTACTTAAGAGCGGCCAGGCGCAGGGCAGCGGCACCAGGTTCACCGTAGCGCTCAGCGCCGCCGATACCCAGAACCTGAAGCAGGGCATCTATTACCTCTATTTGCTGGGATCCAGCGACGCCGTGTCCCAGGTGACAGAACGCCGGGTGGATGTCGACATGGCAGGCGGCGGCGTCATCACCGTACCGGGTGATAACGGCGGCAACAGCGGCGGAGGAGGCGGCGGCGGCATTTCGCCGATGCTGATCGTCATCCCGATCGCCCTGCTGGTCGGCGGCGGGCTGGTGTTCATGATACTCAAAGGCGCCAAGACTAAGAAATAA
- a CDS encoding flavin reductase family protein encodes MTKLKLGPQALLYPMPAFLVGSLTAGKANFITVAWGGIACGDPPMVSIAIRHTRHSLKGIMENKAFSVNIPDASLVRETDYCGIVSGAKTDKAAACRFKVFYGKQPGAPLIEQCPLNLECELHTTVNLGSHLLVIGRITECHISEECLTNGRADVNKINPIVYTTGQAQYQALGQFLGKAFSIGTELKT; translated from the coding sequence ATGACCAAACTGAAACTCGGCCCCCAGGCACTGCTCTATCCCATGCCGGCCTTCCTGGTCGGCAGCCTGACGGCCGGCAAAGCCAATTTCATCACCGTGGCCTGGGGCGGCATCGCCTGCGGCGACCCGCCGATGGTTTCCATCGCCATCCGCCACACCCGCCACAGCCTGAAGGGCATCATGGAGAACAAGGCCTTTTCGGTGAATATCCCGGATGCTTCCCTGGTCAGGGAGACCGACTACTGCGGCATCGTCTCCGGCGCCAAGACCGACAAGGCCGCCGCCTGCCGGTTTAAAGTCTTCTACGGTAAACAGCCTGGCGCGCCGCTGATAGAGCAGTGCCCTCTTAACCTGGAATGCGAACTGCATACCACGGTCAACCTCGGCTCCCACCTGCTGGTCATCGGCCGAATCACCGAGTGCCATATTTCGGAGGAGTGTCTGACCAACGGCCGCGCCGATGTCAATAAAATCAACCCCATCGTCTACACCACCGGCCAGGCGCAGTACCAGGCGCTGGGGCAGTTTCTGGGCAAAGCCTTTTCCATCGGCACCGAACTCAAGACATGA
- a CDS encoding deoxycytidylate deaminase, with protein sequence MADSSQHFKRPETDDYFLKIAAVVAERSTCRRHHVGAVAVKSKHILTTGYNGAPAGTRDCLELGCLRDQNNIPSGTRHEICRAVHAEQNVIIQAAQHGVNLEGATVYCTHTPCILCAKMLANARVKRFVSFGKYADDAFIDLFKEVGIEVEIRPRPPGAIEFLD encoded by the coding sequence ATGGCTGATAGCTCTCAACACTTCAAACGACCCGAAACCGACGACTACTTCCTGAAGATCGCCGCCGTGGTCGCGGAGAGATCTACCTGCCGCCGCCACCATGTCGGGGCGGTGGCGGTGAAGTCCAAGCACATACTGACGACAGGCTACAACGGCGCCCCGGCCGGCACCCGCGACTGCCTGGAGCTGGGCTGCCTGCGCGACCAGAACAATATCCCCTCCGGCACCCGCCACGAGATCTGCCGCGCCGTCCACGCCGAACAGAACGTCATCATCCAGGCGGCGCAGCATGGCGTCAATCTGGAAGGCGCCACCGTCTACTGCACCCACACCCCCTGCATCCTGTGCGCCAAGATGCTGGCCAACGCCCGGGTGAAGCGGTTTGTGAGCTTCGGCAAGTACGCCGACGACGCTTTCATTGACCTGTTCAAAGAGGTCGGCATCGAGGTGGAGATCCGGCCGCGGCCGCCGGGGGCGATCGAGTTTCTGGACTAG
- a CDS encoding AAA family ATPase, whose translation MSSPKIIAMVGMAGAGKTEASRVMEQHGYSRIRFGDVTDEEVKRRGLPLSEANERSVREALRQELGMAAYAKLNLARIDAALEKGLAVIDGMYSWEEYLFLKERYGDKLAVAAVWASPGTRAKRLSTRAVRPLTREETFSRDKAEIEKVSKAGPIAVADYMILNEGGIGELKAQVEQLIHQLENMDC comes from the coding sequence ATGAGTTCTCCCAAAATCATCGCTATGGTGGGCATGGCCGGGGCCGGCAAGACCGAGGCCAGCCGCGTCATGGAGCAGCACGGCTACAGCCGCATCCGCTTCGGCGATGTCACCGACGAAGAGGTGAAACGCCGCGGTCTGCCGCTATCCGAAGCCAACGAGCGCTCCGTCCGCGAGGCGCTGCGCCAGGAGTTGGGCATGGCGGCCTACGCCAAACTCAACCTGGCGCGTATCGACGCCGCCCTGGAAAAGGGACTTGCGGTCATTGACGGCATGTACTCCTGGGAGGAGTATCTGTTCCTCAAGGAGCGCTACGGCGACAAGCTGGCGGTGGCGGCGGTATGGGCTTCGCCGGGGACGAGAGCTAAAAGGCTTTCGACGCGCGCGGTGCGCCCGCTGACCCGTGAGGAAACCTTCTCTCGCGACAAAGCCGAGATCGAGAAGGTGTCCAAAGCCGGTCCCATCGCCGTGGCCGACTACATGATCCTGAACGAGGGCGGCATCGGGGAGCTGAAGGCGCAGGTTGAACAACTCATTCATCAACTGGAAAACATGGACTGTTAA
- a CDS encoding flavodoxin family protein, giving the protein MNVLGLSGSPRLGGNTSQLLHEALRGAESAGALTRFIDVASLQISGCLHCDYCSRTGDCKLNDDMRLIYEALSDADRVIIASPLHFMSVTAQLKAAIDRCQCLWARKYLLGRPPIEPKKTRKGLFIAAGGRKGQTLFEPARATVKALFIVLDIEYAGELFFSGVDGAGAVNNIEGALPKAFEAGRKLVE; this is encoded by the coding sequence GTGAACGTCCTCGGCCTGTCAGGCAGCCCCCGCCTCGGCGGCAACACCAGCCAGCTCCTGCACGAAGCCTTGCGCGGCGCTGAGTCCGCCGGCGCGCTTACCCGCTTCATCGACGTCGCTTCCTTACAGATCTCCGGCTGCCTCCACTGCGATTATTGTTCCCGCACCGGCGACTGCAAGCTGAATGACGACATGCGGCTGATCTACGAAGCCCTCTCTGACGCCGACCGGGTGATCATCGCCTCGCCGCTGCACTTCATGTCGGTCACCGCCCAGCTCAAAGCCGCCATCGACCGCTGCCAGTGCCTGTGGGCGCGCAAATACCTGCTCGGCCGGCCGCCCATTGAGCCGAAAAAGACTCGTAAAGGCCTGTTCATCGCCGCCGGCGGCCGCAAAGGGCAGACCCTTTTCGAGCCGGCCCGGGCAACGGTCAAGGCGTTATTTATCGTGCTGGACATCGAATACGCCGGCGAGCTGTTCTTCTCCGGCGTAGACGGCGCCGGCGCCGTCAATAATATCGAAGGCGCCCTGCCAAAGGCTTTCGAAGCCGGCCGCAAGCTGGTAGAATAA
- a CDS encoding ABC transporter permease — MVLKLLGRGLTLFGVLVIVLLMVVVSLGATGFSDRMLESTVSEEIRAYRTTLSQTIRDPEVLEATVAQRRAELEAFYHLDQPWYTRLPDTIKRVVTFDLGEARTLRTTEGSPRVADLLAERLGNTILLITTASVITSILGLLIGPRLAARAGTRLDRAACLALAVSYALPAWWVGIFFVLFFAFEWGIFPYGGLLSAPPPDGALARLGDMAWHAALPVAALVVVSFGSWAYAVRTMVLNTAQEPFVTVGKAKGLPQNLIERRYILRAAAPPIVTSLILGLAGSLGGAILTETVFNWPGMGRLYYDAIIAADETVIVALTFVFTLIYLAARFVLEVLYLWLDPRIRYT; from the coding sequence ATGGTATTGAAGCTGCTGGGCCGCGGCCTGACACTGTTCGGCGTCCTGGTTATCGTGCTGCTCATGGTGGTGGTGTCGCTCGGAGCCACCGGCTTCTCCGACCGCATGCTGGAGTCCACCGTCTCCGAGGAGATCCGCGCTTACCGCACCACGCTGTCGCAGACAATCCGTGACCCGGAGGTCCTCGAGGCTACCGTGGCCCAGCGCCGCGCCGAACTTGAGGCCTTTTATCACCTGGACCAGCCGTGGTACACCCGCCTGCCGGACACCATCAAACGGGTGGTCACCTTCGACCTGGGCGAAGCCCGGACGCTAAGGACGACCGAAGGGTCACCGCGCGTCGCCGACCTTTTAGCCGAGCGCCTGGGCAACACCATCCTGCTCATCACCACCGCTTCGGTCATCACTTCCATTCTGGGACTATTAATCGGGCCGCGCCTGGCCGCCCGCGCCGGCACGAGACTCGACCGCGCCGCCTGCCTGGCGCTGGCGGTGTCATATGCCCTGCCCGCCTGGTGGGTCGGCATCTTCTTCGTCCTCTTCTTCGCCTTCGAATGGGGCATCTTCCCCTACGGCGGGCTGCTGTCGGCGCCGCCGCCGGACGGCGCCCTGGCCCGGTTGGGCGATATGGCCTGGCACGCCGCGCTGCCGGTGGCCGCTCTGGTGGTGGTCTCCTTCGGCTCCTGGGCTTATGCCGTGCGGACGATGGTCCTTAATACCGCCCAGGAACCTTTCGTCACCGTAGGCAAGGCCAAGGGCTTGCCCCAGAACCTCATCGAGCGCCGCTATATCCTCCGAGCGGCGGCGCCGCCGATAGTCACCTCCCTCATCCTCGGCCTGGCGGGTTCGCTGGGCGGCGCCATCCTGACCGAGACAGTGTTCAACTGGCCGGGCATGGGCCGCCTATACTATGACGCCATCATCGCCGCCGACGAGACGGTCATCGTCGCGTTGACCTTCGTCTTCACGCTGATCTACCTGGCCGCCCGATTCGTCCTGGAAGTCCTTTACCTCTGGCTGGACCCGCGCATCCGGTATACCTAA
- a CDS encoding ABC transporter ATP-binding protein, whose protein sequence is MALLEVKDLRISYETGGGRLAAVGGVSFEVSEGETLAVVGESGAGKSSLSLGLMRLLPRNALSPEGRVFLDGVECLSLSEEEFRKQVRWKKLSMVFQGAMDSLHPVRRVGDQIAEPLLLDGRTDKTAAFGRVAELLSLARLPTDISRRYPHELSGGMKQRVMIAMALACSPKLVILDEPTSALDVIIQAQIMNLLKQLKRDLKLGSLFVTHDLALASDLADRIAVMYAGEFVEIGTAEQVLGSPRHPYTKKLLGSIPSLYDDRRPEFIPGTPPKMTSPPAGCYFSPRCPEACELCSTHPELIVCGTGQHARCHLVIES, encoded by the coding sequence ATGGCACTGCTTGAAGTTAAAGATCTCAGGATCAGCTACGAGACCGGCGGCGGGCGCCTGGCGGCCGTCGGCGGTGTCTCCTTCGAGGTCAGCGAGGGCGAGACGCTGGCAGTTGTCGGCGAATCCGGCGCCGGCAAATCCTCGCTGTCGCTGGGGCTGATGCGCCTCTTGCCCCGTAACGCCTTATCGCCCGAAGGCCGTGTATTCCTCGACGGTGTCGAGTGCCTCAGTCTGTCAGAGGAGGAGTTCAGGAAACAGGTGCGCTGGAAGAAGCTGTCGATGGTCTTCCAGGGGGCGATGGACTCGCTACACCCGGTCAGGCGCGTGGGCGACCAGATTGCCGAACCGCTGCTCCTGGACGGGCGAACCGATAAAACGGCGGCCTTTGGGCGGGTCGCCGAGCTTTTAAGCCTCGCCCGGCTGCCAACGGATATCTCCCGCCGCTACCCCCACGAGCTGTCCGGCGGCATGAAGCAGCGGGTGATGATCGCCATGGCCCTGGCCTGTTCACCTAAGCTGGTCATCCTCGATGAGCCGACCTCGGCCCTGGACGTCATCATCCAGGCGCAGATAATGAATCTGCTGAAACAGTTGAAGCGCGACTTGAAGCTCGGCAGCCTGTTTGTTACCCACGACCTGGCGCTGGCCTCGGACCTGGCTGACCGCATCGCCGTGATGTACGCCGGGGAGTTCGTCGAGATCGGGACGGCGGAGCAGGTGCTCGGGTCGCCCAGGCATCCCTACACCAAAAAGCTGCTGGGCAGCATCCCCAGCCTCTACGACGACCGACGCCCGGAGTTCATCCCGGGCACACCGCCCAAAATGACTTCGCCGCCCGCCGGCTGCTACTTCTCGCCGCGGTGCCCGGAGGCCTGCGAGCTCTGCTCAACCCATCCCGAACTAATCGTCTGTGGCACCGGACAGCACGCCCGCTGCCACCTGGTGATAGAATCATGA
- a CDS encoding ABC transporter permease encodes MKPKDILRTLLSSWVGRIGAAFLALMLLVSVFVLATYPLDFGKKVWNNPVYWADYPQSAPPAWTNTFSSGARVSHTIFTADEPYDVVTDSTGRYLIYRFNLGYDYDEFPAFTSFSLSGVTFSDRPPILSLSILRPDGKEVLLLRHIVPGAAAGETAPYSRYSETPFRVYLTGDQAVAYNVRDFAAGELGLSLSLAEVQAKPEAIVFGQPDGAGGFMPLPGEYRINVTALTYADADTIAEVKYVLGGTVYGLMGTDSLGRDLARGLLFGFPVALLIGVVTSVFITVIGTATGIVSGYVGGKTDTFIQRLCDVLANVPLLPILIFLAFIIGQKLWLVILIMVVFGWPGLTIITRSMVMQHAASQLVEATRALGASPSRIMFRHVLFQIGPFVLSQMIFSTPGAILAEAGLSFLGLGDPSIPTWGQILESGFSTGAVYVGYWWWVLPPGLLVVFAAMTFVLLALGLEPVVNPRLRQHGTA; translated from the coding sequence ATGAAACCCAAAGACATATTACGGACGCTGCTCTCGAGCTGGGTGGGGCGTATCGGCGCCGCCTTCCTGGCGCTGATGCTTCTAGTTTCCGTGTTCGTCTTGGCCACCTACCCGCTGGACTTCGGCAAGAAGGTCTGGAACAATCCGGTTTATTGGGCGGACTACCCCCAGAGCGCGCCGCCGGCCTGGACCAATACCTTTTCCTCCGGCGCCAGGGTGTCCCATACCATCTTCACCGCCGATGAACCGTACGACGTCGTCACCGACAGCACCGGCCGATACTTGATCTACCGCTTCAATCTCGGTTATGACTACGATGAATTCCCGGCTTTCACCTCATTTTCCCTGTCCGGGGTGACCTTCAGCGACCGCCCGCCGATATTGTCGCTGTCCATCCTCCGCCCCGACGGCAAAGAGGTGCTGCTGCTCCGCCACATCGTACCCGGAGCGGCGGCCGGCGAGACCGCGCCTTACAGCCGCTACTCCGAAACGCCCTTCCGCGTCTACTTGACCGGCGACCAGGCGGTGGCCTACAACGTTCGGGACTTTGCCGCCGGCGAACTGGGCCTGTCGCTGTCCCTGGCGGAGGTCCAGGCCAAACCGGAGGCGATCGTCTTCGGCCAGCCGGACGGCGCCGGCGGTTTCATGCCGCTGCCGGGTGAATACCGCATCAACGTCACCGCCCTGACTTACGCCGACGCTGATACCATCGCCGAGGTGAAATACGTCCTGGGCGGCACCGTCTACGGTCTGATGGGTACCGATTCTTTAGGCCGCGATCTGGCGAGGGGCTTGCTCTTCGGCTTTCCAGTGGCTCTTCTAATCGGTGTGGTCACCAGTGTTTTCATCACCGTCATCGGCACGGCGACGGGCATCGTCTCCGGCTACGTCGGGGGCAAGACCGACACCTTCATCCAGCGGCTGTGCGACGTTTTAGCCAACGTTCCGCTCCTGCCGATCCTCATCTTCCTGGCCTTCATCATCGGCCAGAAGCTCTGGCTGGTCATCCTTATCATGGTCGTCTTCGGCTGGCCGGGCCTGACTATCATCACCCGCAGCATGGTGATGCAGCACGCCGCCTCGCAACTCGTCGAGGCTACTCGGGCGCTGGGCGCCAGCCCATCGCGCATCATGTTCCGCCACGTCCTGTTCCAGATCGGACCGTTCGTCCTGTCGCAGATGATCTTCTCGACACCCGGAGCGATACTGGCCGAAGCGGGACTTTCCTTTCTTGGTCTGGGCGACCCGTCGATACCCACCTGGGGCCAAATTCTCGAGAGCGGCTTTTCGACCGGCGCCGTCTACGTCGGCTACTGGTGGTGGGTGCTGCCGCCAGGTCTTCTGGTGGTCTTTGCCGCCATGACCTTCGTGCTATTGGCCCTGGGTTTAGAGCCTGTAGTCAATCCCAGATTGAGGCAACATGGCACTGCTTGA
- a CDS encoding oligopeptide/dipeptide ABC transporter ATP-binding protein: MTSMLELRNVTMDFKTKKSMFKTSTVRAVDEASISVAPGETLGIVGESGSGKTTLARIALRLLRPTAGAVMFDGSDITNQPEKQLKDLRRRVQGVFQDPFASLDPFMTIGQILEEPMVIHKIGDSAGRKDAAARVLDEVKLRPAKDYLGGFTHLLSGGQRQRVAIARALLLKPEYIVADEPVSMIDASSRAEILSLFSELQRSHNLGFLYITHDIATAGYFCHRIAVMYLGRIVETGPARELIRRPQHPYTQALIAAIPTPDPQNRFRERAVIPLETASSRVNAGCAFFPRCPKAEKGRCDAIKPVAVEVAAGHRVECLRQ; this comes from the coding sequence ATGACCTCGATGCTGGAACTTAGAAACGTGACCATGGACTTCAAGACTAAAAAGTCGATGTTCAAGACATCGACGGTGCGCGCGGTCGATGAAGCATCGATCTCGGTGGCGCCCGGCGAGACGCTGGGCATCGTCGGCGAGTCCGGCTCCGGCAAGACAACGCTGGCCCGCATCGCCCTGCGGCTGCTGCGGCCGACAGCCGGCGCCGTCATGTTCGACGGCAGCGACATTACCAATCAGCCGGAAAAGCAACTCAAAGATCTGCGCCGCCGAGTCCAGGGCGTTTTCCAGGATCCCTTCGCCTCGCTCGACCCGTTCATGACCATCGGCCAGATTCTGGAGGAGCCCATGGTCATCCATAAAATCGGCGACAGCGCCGGGCGGAAGGACGCCGCGGCGAGGGTCCTCGATGAGGTAAAATTGCGGCCGGCCAAAGACTACCTCGGCGGCTTCACCCACCTGCTTTCAGGCGGCCAGCGGCAGCGGGTAGCCATCGCCCGGGCGCTCCTTCTGAAGCCGGAGTATATCGTCGCCGACGAGCCGGTATCGATGATCGACGCGTCGTCCCGGGCGGAAATCCTGTCGCTCTTCTCCGAACTTCAGCGGAGCCACAACCTGGGCTTTTTGTATATCACCCATGATATCGCCACCGCGGGCTACTTCTGCCACCGCATCGCGGTGATGTATCTCGGGCGAATCGTCGAGACCGGACCGGCGCGCGAACTCATCCGCCGTCCGCAGCACCCCTACACTCAAGCCCTGATCGCCGCAATACCGACACCAGACCCCCAGAACCGCTTCCGGGAGCGGGCGGTCATACCGCTGGAAACGGCATCGTCGAGGGTCAATGCAGGCTGCGCCTTCTTCCCGCGCTGCCCGAAGGCGGAAAAAGGGCGCTGCGATGCTATCAAGCCGGTGGCGGTGGAGGTGGCGGCGGGGCACCGGGTGGAGTGCCTGCGGCAATAA